In the Manis javanica isolate MJ-LG chromosome 12, MJ_LKY, whole genome shotgun sequence genome, one interval contains:
- the ATG4B gene encoding cysteine protease ATG4B isoform X1, whose product MAAPARFRPRPAAPAGPARARIGPGGGPSRRAAEPSERRRSVGCRGGKMDAATLTYDTLRFAEFEDFPETSEPVWILGRKYSLFTEKDEILSDVASRLWFTYRKNFPAIAGGTGPTSDTGWGCMLRCGQMIFAQALLCRHLGRDWRWTQRKQQPDSYVSVLSAFIDRKDSYYSIHQIAQMGVGEGKSIGQWYGPNTVAQVLKKLAVFDTWSALAVHIAMDNTVVMEDIRRSCRSSLPCAGATASPADSDRHCNGLPAGAEVASRPPWRPLVLLIPLRLGLTDINEAYVETLKHCFMMPQSLGVIGGKPNSAHYFIGYVGEELIYLDPHTTQPAVGLTDSCFIPDESFHCQHPPSRMSIGELDPSIAVGFFCKTEDDFNDWCQEVRKLSLLGGALPMFELVEQQPSHLACPDVLNLSVDSCDVERLERFFDSEDEDFEILSL is encoded by the exons ATGGCGGCGCCGGCGCGCttccggccccgccccgccgcgccCGCCGGGCCCGCCCGCGCCCGGATTGGCCCCGGCGGCGGCCCGTCGCGTCGCGCGGCCGAGCCGTCGGAGCGACGCCGCTCAGTCGGCTGCCGGGGAGGGAAGATGGACGCAG CTACTCTGACCTATGACACTCTCCGATTTGCTGAGTTTGAAGACTTCCCTGAGACCTCAGAGCCTGTTTGGATCCTGGGAAGAAAATATAGCCTTTTCACAG AAAAGGATGAGATCTTGTCCGATGTGGCGTCAAGGCTTTGGTTTACATACAGGAAAAACTTCCCAGCCATCG CAGGGGGAACTGGCCCCACCTCGGACACGGGCTGGGGCTGCATGCTGCGGTGTGGACAGATGATCTTTGCCCAAGCCCTGCTGTGCCGGCACCTAGGCCGAG ACTGGAGGTGGACACAGCGGAAGCAGCAGCCAGACAGCTACGTCAGCGTCCTCAGTGCATTCATTGACAGGAAAGACAGTTACTACTCCATTCACCAGATAG CACAAATGGGAGTTGGTGAGGGCAAGTCCATCGGCCAGTGGTACGGGCCCAACACAGTCGCCCAGGTCCTCAA GAAGCTTGCTGTCTTTGACACCTGGAGCGCCTTGGCAGTCCATATAGCGATGGACAACACGGTGGTGATGGAGGACATCA GAAGGTCATGCAGGAGCAGCCTTCCGTGTGCAGGGGCCACTGCGTCTCCTGCAGACTCCGACCGGCACTGCAACGGCCTCCCTGCCGGGGCTGAGGTTGCCAGCAGGCCCCCGTGGAGGCCCTTGGTGCTTCTCATCCCCCTGCGCCTGGGGCTCACAGACATCAACGAGGCATATGTGGAGACTCTGAAG CACTGTTTCATGATGCCCCAGTCCCTGGGGGTGATCGGCGGGAAGCCCAACAGTGCCCACTACTTCATTGGCTACGTTG GTGAGGAGCTCATCTACCTGGACCCTCACACGACACAGCCGGCTGTGGGGCTCACTGACAGCTGCTTTATTCCGGATGAGAGCTTCCACTGCCAGCACCCCCCCAGCAGGATGAGCATCGGGGAGCTCGACCCGTCCATCGCCGTG GGCTTTTTTTGTAAGACGGAGGACGACTTCAACGACTGGTGCCAGGAAGTCAGAAAG CTGTCGCTGCTCGGAGGTGCCCTGCCTATGTTTGAGCTGGTGGAGCAGCAGCCTTCCCACCTGGCCTGCCCTGACGTCCTGAACCTGTCTGTAG ATTCTTGTGATGTAGAGCGATTGGAAAGGTTCTTTGACTCAGAAGATGAAGACTTTGAAATCCTGTCCCTTTGA
- the ATG4B gene encoding cysteine protease ATG4B isoform X3, translated as MHGDDCGISSLKSTLTYDTLRFAEFEDFPETSEPVWILGRKYSLFTEKDEILSDVASRLWFTYRKNFPAIAGGTGPTSDTGWGCMLRCGQMIFAQALLCRHLGRDWRWTQRKQQPDSYVSVLSAFIDRKDSYYSIHQIAQMGVGEGKSIGQWYGPNTVAQVLKKLAVFDTWSALAVHIAMDNTVVMEDIRRSCRSSLPCAGATASPADSDRHCNGLPAGAEVASRPPWRPLVLLIPLRLGLTDINEAYVETLKHCFMMPQSLGVIGGKPNSAHYFIGYVGEELIYLDPHTTQPAVGLTDSCFIPDESFHCQHPPSRMSIGELDPSIAVGFFCKTEDDFNDWCQEVRKLSLLGGALPMFELVEQQPSHLACPDVLNLSVDSCDVERLERFFDSEDEDFEILSL; from the exons ATGCATGGCGATGATTGTGGTATCTCATCACTTAAAT CTACTCTGACCTATGACACTCTCCGATTTGCTGAGTTTGAAGACTTCCCTGAGACCTCAGAGCCTGTTTGGATCCTGGGAAGAAAATATAGCCTTTTCACAG AAAAGGATGAGATCTTGTCCGATGTGGCGTCAAGGCTTTGGTTTACATACAGGAAAAACTTCCCAGCCATCG CAGGGGGAACTGGCCCCACCTCGGACACGGGCTGGGGCTGCATGCTGCGGTGTGGACAGATGATCTTTGCCCAAGCCCTGCTGTGCCGGCACCTAGGCCGAG ACTGGAGGTGGACACAGCGGAAGCAGCAGCCAGACAGCTACGTCAGCGTCCTCAGTGCATTCATTGACAGGAAAGACAGTTACTACTCCATTCACCAGATAG CACAAATGGGAGTTGGTGAGGGCAAGTCCATCGGCCAGTGGTACGGGCCCAACACAGTCGCCCAGGTCCTCAA GAAGCTTGCTGTCTTTGACACCTGGAGCGCCTTGGCAGTCCATATAGCGATGGACAACACGGTGGTGATGGAGGACATCA GAAGGTCATGCAGGAGCAGCCTTCCGTGTGCAGGGGCCACTGCGTCTCCTGCAGACTCCGACCGGCACTGCAACGGCCTCCCTGCCGGGGCTGAGGTTGCCAGCAGGCCCCCGTGGAGGCCCTTGGTGCTTCTCATCCCCCTGCGCCTGGGGCTCACAGACATCAACGAGGCATATGTGGAGACTCTGAAG CACTGTTTCATGATGCCCCAGTCCCTGGGGGTGATCGGCGGGAAGCCCAACAGTGCCCACTACTTCATTGGCTACGTTG GTGAGGAGCTCATCTACCTGGACCCTCACACGACACAGCCGGCTGTGGGGCTCACTGACAGCTGCTTTATTCCGGATGAGAGCTTCCACTGCCAGCACCCCCCCAGCAGGATGAGCATCGGGGAGCTCGACCCGTCCATCGCCGTG GGCTTTTTTTGTAAGACGGAGGACGACTTCAACGACTGGTGCCAGGAAGTCAGAAAG CTGTCGCTGCTCGGAGGTGCCCTGCCTATGTTTGAGCTGGTGGAGCAGCAGCCTTCCCACCTGGCCTGCCCTGACGTCCTGAACCTGTCTGTAG ATTCTTGTGATGTAGAGCGATTGGAAAGGTTCTTTGACTCAGAAGATGAAGACTTTGAAATCCTGTCCCTTTGA
- the ATG4B gene encoding cysteine protease ATG4B isoform X2, which yields MAAPARFRPRPAAPAGPARARIGPGGGPSRRAAEPSERRRSVGCRGGKMDAATLTYDTLRFAEFEDFPETSEPVWILGRKYSLFTEKDEILSDVASRLWFTYRKNFPAIGGTGPTSDTGWGCMLRCGQMIFAQALLCRHLGRDWRWTQRKQQPDSYVSVLSAFIDRKDSYYSIHQIAQMGVGEGKSIGQWYGPNTVAQVLKKLAVFDTWSALAVHIAMDNTVVMEDIRRSCRSSLPCAGATASPADSDRHCNGLPAGAEVASRPPWRPLVLLIPLRLGLTDINEAYVETLKHCFMMPQSLGVIGGKPNSAHYFIGYVGEELIYLDPHTTQPAVGLTDSCFIPDESFHCQHPPSRMSIGELDPSIAVGFFCKTEDDFNDWCQEVRKLSLLGGALPMFELVEQQPSHLACPDVLNLSVDSCDVERLERFFDSEDEDFEILSL from the exons ATGGCGGCGCCGGCGCGCttccggccccgccccgccgcgccCGCCGGGCCCGCCCGCGCCCGGATTGGCCCCGGCGGCGGCCCGTCGCGTCGCGCGGCCGAGCCGTCGGAGCGACGCCGCTCAGTCGGCTGCCGGGGAGGGAAGATGGACGCAG CTACTCTGACCTATGACACTCTCCGATTTGCTGAGTTTGAAGACTTCCCTGAGACCTCAGAGCCTGTTTGGATCCTGGGAAGAAAATATAGCCTTTTCACAG AAAAGGATGAGATCTTGTCCGATGTGGCGTCAAGGCTTTGGTTTACATACAGGAAAAACTTCCCAGCCATCG GGGGAACTGGCCCCACCTCGGACACGGGCTGGGGCTGCATGCTGCGGTGTGGACAGATGATCTTTGCCCAAGCCCTGCTGTGCCGGCACCTAGGCCGAG ACTGGAGGTGGACACAGCGGAAGCAGCAGCCAGACAGCTACGTCAGCGTCCTCAGTGCATTCATTGACAGGAAAGACAGTTACTACTCCATTCACCAGATAG CACAAATGGGAGTTGGTGAGGGCAAGTCCATCGGCCAGTGGTACGGGCCCAACACAGTCGCCCAGGTCCTCAA GAAGCTTGCTGTCTTTGACACCTGGAGCGCCTTGGCAGTCCATATAGCGATGGACAACACGGTGGTGATGGAGGACATCA GAAGGTCATGCAGGAGCAGCCTTCCGTGTGCAGGGGCCACTGCGTCTCCTGCAGACTCCGACCGGCACTGCAACGGCCTCCCTGCCGGGGCTGAGGTTGCCAGCAGGCCCCCGTGGAGGCCCTTGGTGCTTCTCATCCCCCTGCGCCTGGGGCTCACAGACATCAACGAGGCATATGTGGAGACTCTGAAG CACTGTTTCATGATGCCCCAGTCCCTGGGGGTGATCGGCGGGAAGCCCAACAGTGCCCACTACTTCATTGGCTACGTTG GTGAGGAGCTCATCTACCTGGACCCTCACACGACACAGCCGGCTGTGGGGCTCACTGACAGCTGCTTTATTCCGGATGAGAGCTTCCACTGCCAGCACCCCCCCAGCAGGATGAGCATCGGGGAGCTCGACCCGTCCATCGCCGTG GGCTTTTTTTGTAAGACGGAGGACGACTTCAACGACTGGTGCCAGGAAGTCAGAAAG CTGTCGCTGCTCGGAGGTGCCCTGCCTATGTTTGAGCTGGTGGAGCAGCAGCCTTCCCACCTGGCCTGCCCTGACGTCCTGAACCTGTCTGTAG ATTCTTGTGATGTAGAGCGATTGGAAAGGTTCTTTGACTCAGAAGATGAAGACTTTGAAATCCTGTCCCTTTGA